The following proteins come from a genomic window of Streptomyces sp. NBC_00539:
- a CDS encoding ATP-binding protein — MATVELRFSAQPEHVRTARLVAAAVARRAGVEEAVLDEVRLAVGEACSRAVGLHRSNGLTAPVRVVLTEEEKQFSIEVGDEVPGPAGGPVEAVPGIEAVLDPDIEGEDEMGLAVISGLVDDVEVTSGEAGGTIRMTWPVARVEALP; from the coding sequence ATGGCCACCGTTGAACTCCGCTTCAGCGCCCAGCCCGAACACGTCCGGACGGCCCGTTTGGTCGCCGCAGCCGTGGCGCGCAGGGCCGGCGTGGAGGAAGCAGTCCTCGACGAGGTCCGCCTCGCCGTGGGCGAGGCCTGCTCGCGTGCCGTCGGGCTGCACCGCAGCAACGGGCTCACCGCGCCCGTCCGGGTCGTGCTGACCGAGGAGGAGAAGCAGTTCTCCATCGAGGTCGGCGACGAGGTCCCCGGGCCGGCCGGCGGTCCGGTGGAGGCCGTGCCGGGGATCGAAGCCGTCCTGGACCCCGACATCGAGGGCGAGGACGAGATGGGCCTGGCCGTCATCAGCGGGCTCGTCGACGACGTCGAGGTGACCAGCGGCGAAGCGGGCGGGACCATCCGGATGACCTGGCCCGTCGCGCGGGTCGAGGCCCTGCCGTAG